The Polaribacter sp. HaHaR_3_91 genomic sequence GATTCAATAGTTTCTAATAAGTTGAACCCACTTATTTCATCTAAATTAGGATTACTTTCTATAGATAAAACATCATCTATCTGTTTTAGATTGTTAAATCCTGTAATTTTTGTTAGTGAATTGTTCTTTTCAATTCCAAGTTCTCCTGTTAATTCTTCAATTTGATTAAAACCTTCAATAGTTTCCAACTGATTACTATGTTGAATTGTAATATTGTTTACAGATCCGGTTAAAGAATTAAAACCGTTAATTGACTTTAATGAACTTTGCCATATAGTAAAGCTTCCTTTAATATTTTCTAAACTTGGAAATTCACTTAAGGTCGCTAATTTAGGATTAGAACTGAATCCTAAATCGCCTTCAATACTTATTAAATTATCAAAACCGACAACTGTAGTTAATTCATCATTTCGTAACACAGAAAAAAAGGAGCCTCCAATAGTTTCAAGGTCGTTAAAACCATTTATAGTAATTAAGCTATAATTTTCATAAAAATTCAAAATATCAGCTATAGTTTTAAGTTTATTAAAACCAGATATAGTCTCTGTTCTATTATACCTAAATTCTAAATCACCTCCTATATTAGCTAACTCTTCAAACCCTTCAATAATGTTAGTGTAATTATACCAAAATTTAACATCACCAGTAACTATTTGTAAAGTATCAAAAGCATCTAAAGATATGAAATCATTACTAAATCTAAAGGTTAAATTTCCATTAATTATATTCAGTTTTTCAAACCCACTAAATAGAATATCACTCTCATTACTTTCTATTAAAAAATTACCATTAATAGATTCTAGAAGATTAAATCCATTAATGTCTATAAGTGCATTATTACGTTCTAATAAAATTCCATTGCTAATAGATATTAGCTTTTTAAAGCCATTAATATGTAAACTTGTATTTTGTTCGAAAATCAAAGTACCTCCAATAGAGGTTAATTCTTTAAATCCTGCAATTGTTTGAGCACTATTATTAGAGAATTCTAAATTTCCGTTAATATTTTTTAGTTCTTCAAAATCATTTAGGCCAGTTAAATCATTATTATTATTTAATTTAAAATTACCACTAATTGAAGTCAGGTTTTTTAAACTCTTTAAATTGTCAATAGAATTATTTGAAATGGTAAAATCTCCATCAATTGAAGTCAGACTTTCTAATCCATTAATATTTATTGATTGATTAAGTCCTGCAATTGAAAAATCGCCCTTAATTGAAGTAATATTTGATAATCCATCTAAATTTTGGATTTCATTTGAATAATTATTAATACTTATATTTACGCCTACATCTGTACAGTTAGGAAAATTAACTTTAAATGAATCTATGTCAGATTGAGTATAAAAATTTAAACTGTTTGAAGGACATTGGGAATAACCAATATAGATAATAAAAACGAGTAAAAAAGTAAAAGTATTTTTCATATTTTTATTGTAAAAATAAATAAATTTTATCAAGACTAAAATATTTCAACCTCTTTGTTTAATTCAAAAAACGGGAATTAATACTCGTTTTAAACAATTAATTCTAAACAAAAATGCACTAAAAGCTAACACCGTGTATAATTTATTGCTGGTTTTAGCTTATTTTAGAAAATCCTACGGATTTTCTAAAATCTGTGTTCTATTTACTAACTTTACTGCTTAAACCACGCAACAAACCAT encodes the following:
- a CDS encoding T9SS type A sorting domain-containing protein, which translates into the protein MKNTFTFLLVFIIYIGYSQCPSNSLNFYTQSDIDSFKVNFPNCTDVGVNISINNYSNEIQNLDGLSNITSIKGDFSIAGLNQSININGLESLTSIDGDFTISNNSIDNLKSLKNLTSISGNFKLNNNNDLTGLNDFEELKNINGNLEFSNNSAQTIAGFKELTSIGGTLIFEQNTSLHINGFKKLISISNGILLERNNALIDINGFNLLESINGNFLIESNESDILFSGFEKLNIINGNLTFRFSNDFISLDAFDTLQIVTGDVKFWYNYTNIIEGFEELANIGGDLEFRYNRTETISGFNKLKTIADILNFYENYSLITINGFNDLETIGGSFFSVLRNDELTTVVGFDNLISIEGDLGFSSNPKLATLSEFPSLENIKGSFTIWQSSLKSINGFNSLTGSVNNITIQHSNQLETIEGFNQIEELTGELGIEKNNSLTKITGFNNLKQIDDVLSIESNPNLDEISGFNLLETIESNVRFSKNSISDFSGFNNLKTIGGYLSFNENGGIVELNNFNELESIGSDLNMYKFSVSNLSGFNKLLNFNSLNINTSSITNFNGFNNLEQIKGNFKIYDTNIGSFESFKKLSSIAFNLSFTFNNTLKELKGFDLLTSVGLDIDINFNNGLTNINSLNNINSVGRIIRIYGNSNLKVCNINIVCDFLENNIKNIGIGNNKDGCNNKEEVKTSCETLSINENIKRDINVFPNPTKDYINLNYGDIIPKKIELFDMNGRAVLTTTKINSIDINSLSKGTYILKILFVRGVYVKKIIKD